In Silene latifolia isolate original U9 population chromosome 3, ASM4854445v1, whole genome shotgun sequence, a single window of DNA contains:
- the LOC141649031 gene encoding uncharacterized protein LOC141649031, translated as MCMEILSCQLREAERLGTIHDLKISRYAPPVTHLFYADDAFICCKANPSSFEGLRDLFRCFELASGQIINLDKSFVKFSLNTPTDFRSYLASIFKMKTSNCFGNYLGVPVDLPSKKASVFNPFLDKMTKRIIAWSTLHLSQPSKLLIINSILLGSIRYLMTSIPFQIGICKKIDSLITSFWWRKDMKCKSIHWLSRDSLQLPRESGGLGFKSVSLLCQAFLMKNFWRIHHHPSGLLAKFMVPNYRKDLPIPGSKSKVSQPSFLWSGICRTASAFSPALSWKLGNGASVDLLTSRWVKGNVPSVRPSFNASSHVLSDLLCNSGTWNQQSVYRVFESSCAKVILAMEPPHIDIDDFLYWKFTEDGVYTVRSALGLNSVANPEVPLQRWLADHMRYFHQLHDNADRCLACCIFFVLLKQFGWSSFGDQFVVSITDSLTCTTVKHLIRASSVFAATTRGLLFTMYRAHDALLPSVSFQVTSQKLSSVLASTAPVPIELCHSLCAIRNFLRMFVQWSVRLATG; from the exons atgtGTATGGAGATTTTATCATGTCAATTGCGTGAAGCTGAGAGACTTGGAACCATACACGACCTCAAGATTTCTCGCTATGCTCCTCCGGTCACCCATCTTTTTTATGCTGATGATGCCTTTATTTGCTGTAAAGCTAATCCAAGTTCTTTTGAGGGGCTACGAGATTTGTTTCGCTGTTTTGAGCTGGCCTCAGGGCAAATAATAAATCTTGATAAATCCTTTGTTAAATTCAGTCTAAACACACCGACAGATTTCCGATCATATTTGGCATCGATATTCAAGATGAAGACATCTAATTGTTTTGGGAATTATTTGGGTGTCCCGGTTGATCTTCCTTCAAAGAAGGCTTCTGTTTTTAACCCGTTTCTAGACAAGATGACAAAACGTATTATTGCTTGGTCGACTCTTCATCTTAGTCAGCCTTCTAAACTTCTCATCATCAATTCTATTCTTTTGGGTTCAATTCGATATTTGATGACCTCCATTCCTTTTCAAATTGGGATTTGCAAGAAGATCGACTCATTGATTACTTCTTTTTGGTGGCGTAAAGATATGAAATGCAAATCTATTCATTGGCTCTCTAGGGACTCTTTGCAGCTCCCTCGTGAGAGTGGTGGTCTTGGTTTTAAGTCTGTCTCACTGTTGTGTCAGGCTTTCCTTATGAAGAATTTTTGGCGTATTCATCATCATCCCTCTGGTTTATTAGCAAAATTCATGGTACCGAATTATCGGAAGGATTTACCTATTCCTGGTTCAAAATCAAAAGTCTCTCAACCATCTTTTTTATGGTCTGGCATTTGTCGTACTGCTTCTGCTTTTTCCCCTGCTCTATCCTGGAAGCTTGGCAATGGGGCCTCGGTTGATCTTCTCACAAGTCGATGGGTTAAAGGGAATGTTCCATCTGTGCGACCCTCTTTTAATGCCTCATCTCATGTGCTTTCTGATCTGCTTTGCAATTCAGGTACTTGGAATCAACAATCAGTTTATCGTGTTTTTGAGTCCTCGTGTGCTAAGGTAATTCTTGCTATGGAACCTCCTCATATTGATATTGATGATTTCCTCTATTGGAAGTTCACAGAGGATGGAGTTTACACGGTTAGATCAG CTCTTGGACTTAACTCAGTGGCTAATCCGGAAGTGCCATTGCAACGATGGCTTGCTGATCATATGAGATATTTTCATCAACTACATGATAACGCTGATCGTTGCTTAGCTTGCTGCATTTTCTTTGTATTATTAAAGCAATTTGGATG GTCCTCTTTTGGAGATCAGTTCGTCGTATCTATAACGGATTCACTCACTTGCACTACTGTTAAGCATCTCATTAGGGCATCCTCTGTTTTCGCTGCAACTACAAGAGGACTCCTTTTCACCATGTACAGGGCTCATGATGCTTTGTTACCTTCCGTCTCCTTCCAGGTTACATCACAAAAATTATCCTCAGTTCTGGCCTCCACAGCGCCAGTACCAATTGAATTGTGTCACTCTTTGTGCGCTATTCGCAATTTTCTTCGCATGTTTGTTCAGTGGTCAGTTCGCTTAGCTACCGGCTGA